Proteins encoded together in one Prunus dulcis chromosome 3, ALMONDv2, whole genome shotgun sequence window:
- the LOC117622198 gene encoding CBL-interacting serine/threonine-protein kinase 5-like — translation MQEQELGQQLCPKSPRNILFDKYELGRLLGLGTFAKVYHGRNLITNESVAIKVINKDHIKNEGLMEQIQREICIMHLVRHPHIVELKEVMATKTKIFFVMEHVTGGELFNKVFEGKLKEDVARKYFQQLVSAIEFCHSRGVSHRDLKPENLLLDENGDLKVSDFGLSALPEHHWSDGMLHTQCGTPAYVAPEILRKKGYDGAKADIWSCGVVLFVFLAGYLPFLDENVMRTYTKVFKAEYEFPPWISGEARLLIKKVLVVDPEKRISFQEIMRDPWFQKGSNFPRPIGVPNSIENDQNKKDDRIGNLGRSRSGSITTSTTKYSSSSPPFFNAFEFISSMSSGFDLSNMFEDKRKSGSMFTSKCSASVIMAKLRVVAERLNFRVVSEKEFKVKLQGKKEGRKGKLAVSAELFQVAKEVEVVKFSKLAGDTLEYTKFCEEDVRPALKDIVWTWQGEENECELNKVENLNCY, via the coding sequence ATGCAGGAACAAGAGTTAGGGCAACAGCTGTGTCCCAAGTCACCAAGAAACATTCTATTTGACAAGTATGAGTTGGGAAGGCTTCTAGGACTAGGCACCTTTGCCAAAGTCTACCATGGAAGAAACCTCATCACAAATGAAAGTGTAGCCATCAAAGTGATCAACAAAGACCACATAAAAAACGAAGGCCTCATGGAGCAAATACAGCGCGAAATTTGTATCATGCACTTAGTTCGCCACCCCCACATTGTTGAATTAAAAGAAGTTATGGCCACGAAAACCAAGATCTTCTTCGTTATGGAGCACGTAACGGGCGGTGAATTGTTCAACAAGGTATTCGAAGGGAAACTCAAGGAAGACGTGGCTAGAAAGTACTTTCAACAACTCGTAAGCGCTATTGAATTTTGTCACAGTCGCGGTGTCTCACACCGAGACCTAAAGCCAGAAAACCTTCTTCTGGATGAAAATGGAGATCTGAAGGTCTCCGATTTCGGATTGTCAGCGTTACCAGAGCATCATTGGAGCGACGGTATGCTTCACACGCAGTGTGGCACGCCGGCTTACGTGGCGcctgagattttgaggaaaaaagGTTATGATGGAGCAAAGGCAGACATATGGTCTTGTGGGGttgttctctttgtttttcttgccGGCTACTTGCCATTTCTAGATGAGAATGTGATGAGAACTTATACGAAGGTTTTCAAAGCTGAGTATGAATTTCCACCTTGGATTTCAGGGGAGGCAAGGTTGTTGATAAAAAAGGTTTTGGTTGTTGACCCGGAAAAGAGAATTTCGTTTCAGGAGATAATGAGGGATCCTTGGTTTCAAAAGGGTTCAAATTTTCCTAGGCCAATTGGGGTTCCCAATTCCATTGAAAACgatcaaaacaaaaaggatgatagaattggaaatttgggtAGGTCAAGAAGTGGTAGCATTACTACTAGTActacaaaatattcatcatcaTCTCCACCATTTTTCAATGCTTTCGAATTCATATCGTCCATGTCATCCGGGTTTGACTTGTCGAACATGTTCGAGGACAAGAGGAAATCCGGGTCGATGTTCACGTCCAAGTGCTCTGCCTCCGTGATCATGGCGAAGCTGCGGGTGGTGGCGGAAAGGTTGAATTTTAGAGTGGTGTCTGAGAAGGAATTCAAGGTGAAATTGCAAGGGAAAAAGGAGGGGAGGAAGGGGAAGTTGGCTGTGTCGGCGGAGTTGTTTCAGGTGGCAAAGGAAGTGGAGGTGGTGAAGTTCTCAAAATTGGCCGGTGACACTCTTGAGTACACCAAGTTTTGTGAAGAGGATGTGAGGCCTGCACTCAAGGACATTGTTTGGACTTGGCAAGGTGAAGAAAATGAGTGTGAACTAAATAAGGTTGAAAATCTTAACTGTTATTAA
- the LOC117623363 gene encoding probable WRKY transcription factor 40, protein MDYSSAAYDDTSLDLNTKPLRLFDDTPIKKEVHSKILIDFGRQLSANEESGALLEELQRVSAENKKLTEMLTVMGESYNALRSQLLDYMSKNPEKELSPISKKRKSESSNNNNTNTNSNNIINGAVNGNSESSSSDGESCKKPREETIKAKISRAYVRTEASDTTSLVVKDGYQWRKYGQKVTRDNPCPRAYFKCSFAPSCPVKKKVQRSVEDQSILVATYEGEHNHSHPSQIEATSGSNRCMTLGSVPCSTSLASSGPTITLDLTKSKSSADTKSTKTRTETPEVRKFLVEQMASSLTKDPDFTKALAAAISGRILQHNSY, encoded by the exons ATGGACTACTCATCTGCTGCATATGATGATACTTCTTTGGATCTTAATACCAAGCCTCTCCGACTTTTCGATGATACTCCG ATCAAGAAAGAGGTGCATAGCAAAATATTGATTGACTTTGGGAGGCAGCTTTCAGCAAATGAAGAG AGTGGTGCTCTATTGGAGGAATTGCAACGGGTGAGTGCAGAGAACAAGAAGCTAACCGAAATGTTGACGGTGATGGGTGAGAGCTACAATGCTTTAAGAAGCCAGTTGCTGGATTACATGAGCAAGAACCCAGAGAAGGAGCTTAGCCcaatttcaaagaaaagaaagtctGAAAGCagtaacaacaacaacaccaACACCAACAGCAACAATATCATCAATGGAGCAGTGAATGGAAACTCTGAGAGCAGCTCCAGTGATGGAGAATCTTGCAAGAAACCAAGGGAAGAGACCATCAAGGCAAAGATTTCAAGGGCTTATGTTCGTACCGAAGCATCAGATACAACAAGCCTG GTTGTGAAGGATGGATATCAATGGAGAAAATATGGCCAAAAAGTTACTAGGGATAATCCTTGTCCTAGAGCTTACTTCAAATGCTCTTTTGCTCCAAGCTGCCCTGTCAAAAAGAAG GTGCAGAGAAGTGTTGAAGATCAATCTATTCTGGTGGCAACTTATGAAGGTGAACACAATCATTCCCACCCTTCTCAAATTGAAGCAACATCAGGCTCAAACCGCTGCATGACCTTAGGATCAGTCCCCTGCTCAACCTCCCTTGCCTCATCTGGACCTACCATCACTCTTGACTTGACCAAATCCAAGTCCAGTGCTGATACCAAAAGTACAAAAACAAGAACCGAAACACCAGAAGTTCGAAAGTTTTTGGTGGAGCAGATGGCTTCTTCCTTGACAAAAGATCCCGATTTCACGAAAGCACTAGCAGCAGCCATTTCAGGAAGAATACTTCAACATAATTCTTACTGA
- the LOC117623475 gene encoding photosynthetic NDH subunit of subcomplex B 1, chloroplastic: protein MATTTFLLPKPPSTFLTNTPSFPSTHFTKLSFFSPSDHPHCTKRQNLQTHAKKKNPWRDPFDDGEDPDMGYGSLFAEGKQEEDDRPPENPDNPYGFLKFPMGYSVEIASLALKVRGDVRRCCCVVSGGVYENLLFFPVIQLIKDRYPGVQVDVVASARGKQAYELNKNVRWADVYDPDDHFPEPAEYTDMVGLLKNRYYDMILSTKLAGIGHGIFLFMTTARERVSYIYPNVNAAGAGLFLSETFTPNSMNLSEGGYNMYHQMVDWLGRPVRDVPRQPLPPLKVSISKKLKQFVESKYQNAGVSKGKYIVIHGLESDSKASMQSKGDADSLLPIQMWATIARGIREFRPVFVIPHEKERENVEEVVGEDTSIVFITTPGQLAALINDSAGVITTNTAAIQLANAREKPCIALFGSEEKGKLFVPNAEEKKNCVIVSSKTRQLKDIDTEAVKRALQIFSVSLALV, encoded by the exons ATGGCCACTACAACATTTCTGCTTCCCAAACCCCCCTCAACATTTCTCACCAATACACCTTCATTCCCTTCAACACATTTCACCAAGCTCTCATTTTTCAGCCCATCAGACCACCCCCATTGCACAAAAAGGCAAAACCTTCAGACACATGCCAAAAAGAAGAACCCCTGGCGTGACCCTTTTGATGATGGAGAGGACCCAGACATGGGGTATGGCTCTCTTTTTGCAGAGGGGAAGCAGGAAGAGGATGACAGACCGCCCGAAAACCCGGATAATCCATACGGGTTCTTGAAGTTCCCAATGGGGTACAGTGTGGAAATTGCATCATTGGCTTTGAAAGTGAGGGGGGATGTTAGGAGGTGTTGTTGTGTGGTTTCTGGTGGTGTGTATGAGAACTTGCTGTTTTTTCCGGTTATCCAGCTTATCAAGGATCGGTACCCGGGTGTGCAAGTGGATGTAGTGGCGTCTGCCAGAGGGAAGCAAGCTTATGAGTTGAATAAGAATGTGAGATGGGCTGATGTCTATGATCCTGATGATCATTTTCCTGAGCCTGCTGAGTACACTGACATGGTTGGACTTCTTAAG AATAGGTATTATGACATGATCTTATCAACCAAGCTAGCAGGGATCGGACACGGAATATTCTTGTTCATGACAACAGCCCGAGAACGGGTGAGCTATATTTATCCAAATGTAAATGCTGCAGGAGCTGGATTGTTTCTATCTGAAACATTTACACCAAATAGCATGAATCTCTCTGAAGGCGGATATAACAT GTATCACCAGATGGTTGATTGGTTGGGTAGACCGGTGCGGGATGTGCCACGGCAACCTCTGCCTCCACTTAAAGTATCAATCTCAAAGAAGTTAAAGCAGTTTGTAGAGTCCAAATATCAGAATGCAGGTGTAAGTAAAGGAAAATATATTGTGATTCATGGGTTGGAATCGGATTCGAAAGCCTCAATGCAGTCTAAAGGGGATGCTGATAGCTTACTGCCCATCCAAATGTGGGCTACAATAGCTCGTGGTATAAG GGAATTTAGGCCAGTTTTTGTCATTCCAcatgagaaagaaagggaaaatgtGGAGGAAGTAGTGGGAGAAGATACCAGCATTGTGTTCATAACAACCCCTGGGCAG CTAGCTGCCCTTATCAATGACTCGGCTGGTGTAATAACTACTAACACTGCAGCTATCCAACTTGCAAATGCACGCGAAAAACCCTG CATTGCATTATTCGGTTCTGAAGAGAAAGGGAAACTATTTGTTCCCAACgcagaagagaagaagaattgtGTTATTGTTTCATCCAAGACCAGACAATTAAAGGATATCGACACTGAAGCTGTTAAACGCGCACTTCAAATTTTCAGTGTGTCCTTAGCTCTAGTATAA